The Dreissena polymorpha isolate Duluth1 chromosome 4, UMN_Dpol_1.0, whole genome shotgun sequence region gcattcgtctttttagttagtgttcgtgtgtcgtatgaatagatatcgttgcaggaatttaaataaaccgttaaactaaatttagattcacatcgtacatgcatgatttacatgctggcgaattcgactgtacaagcattttcgatttcagaattaaatatctggcttatttcgcatttttcgacacatgttcttctttacttttattttaatttatttaattttattgaaatatatgtattataagtttttttacacattttatataaattcataaacatttgacaaaatcgtataatctttcTTTACAATTTAAAAACGAAAACATATGTACCGGTACATAAAGTTTGGATgttattacatacatgtaatttAGGTCGCATTTGTTTGGCCTTTTGCCCATAATTTACGCCACGTTCGGATCGGTGAGTTGGTTAGTATAGTCACACATGTTTTAGCCTGTCAGTTTTGATTTTGGACATGCTGGCATAATTAAGATGCCCTGTTATTACGAATAAGACATTCTGCTCGCGAAATGTTTCTTGTCCATCTGCTCTTCCACCATTTGATTCAGGTTCAAATTGAAACCGTCATCTATGGGAGCTCAAATTACTGCATCATTACAAAATCATCTGTTTGTAAGAACTGAACTTAGTTTCAATGTATTTCTTCATTTCGTAATTATACAATTCAATATATTGTTGCAAAGTATAAATTCATGGATAAAAAAACAAGCGTAAAGCTTATATTAATTCTTTACCATGGTGGAGTTGACTCATATATGTTTTGCATTTAAGCGGCCACAAGAACATGGATGCGCTCACGTTAATGTTAGGATTGTGATTGGATCGGGTTCAAAGTTAAAACGGAATCATTGTAGTGTGGATATATGTCATACACACGAAATGGATAGTTGATTAAGAAGGTACTGAGGCGTAGTGTCAAAGAGGCCCCTACTAGGGACGGGTCAGCGTCCACAGCAGCATCGTTAAACGAGTCAAATCGTTTAGTTGCTTCAATAAACTGATGGACATGAAGAAATAATATAGTGATTTCCTGATAGGTCAAATGTTCGTCACATTTAGAAGGTTATTTACGGTTGTTGGGCATGGAAGAATAGTAAAGCAATGTTGTCGTATGTGATGATACATTGGACAGTGAACCAAGAAGTGAGACGGAGTTTCAATGGCACCATATATGCAGTCCAGTTTAGAAGTAAGGTTTCTAAGATGGAGATCGTTCAAGGAACTACAGCCAAGTCGCAGATGAGAATGATAGATTTGTAATATTCTATCACCAGCGTTGAATAATGGACACGACTTTGTTGGATAATTAGTGATTTTTCTCTTAAATTCAAGAAGTGAATTGGAGGTTCTGACGTCAGGAGAAACATTGTTCCAGTGGCGGATGGCGGAAGGGAGGAAGGAATTAGAATATAGTTTAGTATTTGCGTAAACTGGAGGTATGCCGTTTTGGGATCGTAGGTCATAGGCCTGGGATGTGCGAAATGGGATCAGGTTGCAAAGATAGAAGGGTGCAATATTGTTCTGCATTATGTATGTTTGCATCATACTATGCTTCTTTCTTCGTTGGGGGAATGATTCCCAGTTTAGGTCTTTGAGAAGGCGGTCGATATTGCAATATTTTGTAGCACCCGTCACGATCCTTGCGGCTTCAACTTGGACAGATTCAATGTCATTTTTTAGAGCTACAGAACAGTTGTCCCAAATGATGTCGCCATACTCAAGCAGTGGTCTTATAAAGGTGATGTACATCTTTTCAAGATTTGACCTTGTCAGTGTATATTTCAGGCTTCGAAGTATACCGATTCTCTGTTTTTGCAAGGATAAATGATATGTGGGAAGACCACTTGGCGTCCTCAGAAAGAACCAAGCCTAGGTGGGTGTGAGTTTTGACTTGGGCGATCGAAGTTTGTTCCATAAAAAGTGGTAAATGAGTAGGTTTGATGCGTTTTCTCGAAAAGAGCATATATTCGGTTTTTGAAGGATTAAATGAGACCAGCCATGATTTGGACCATGGGATTATGCGTGACAAGTCAAGATTTAAAGTGACAGCAGATGAGGCTCGGTCTTCAACAATTATGCACAGACTGGTGTCGTTGGCGAATAGACGAATGTTTGCCTGGATGTCGTTGATGTAGGCTAGAAAGAGGAGTGGACCAAGTATGGACCCCTGCGGGACACCAGCTTCAACTGTTGTCCAACAGGAAGAAGAGTTGCCAATGACACGCTGCTTTTGGCTTGATAAATAAGACCTGAACCAATTTATAAGGTTTCCTTGTATGCCTGCTGCTGATAGCTTCTTTAGGAGCTCAGGATGACACACTCTGTCAAAGGCTTTGGAAATATAACAGaaaacggctcgaacctctttGCCTTCGTCAATAGCTTTAAGGATATCGTGGTATAAAAGGTCAGCTGGTTGACCGTGGAATCACCTTTCATAAAACCTGACTGGAATCGTGTGATCAGATTATTAGAGATGAGATAGTTGTGTAGATATTTATGGAAACAGCGTTCCGTGAGTTTTCCAAGACAACTAAGAAGAGAGATTGAAAGATAGTTAGAAGGCATTGAAGGGTCGGACTTTTTAAAAACGGGGCATACGTTAGCTAATTTCCATGACGATGAGAATACTGACTTAGAAATGAGTGTTGTGAAGATGACAGAGAGCGGGACACAAAGTTCATGAATTCCTTCTTTGAATAGTCTAGGGCTTATCAAATCGGGTCCACTTGCATTTGAAGGATCAATGAGCGTTGCTGCGTCGCGGACATCCTGTGCTGATATTTGAATATCTGAGAGGACGTTATCGGTGATCGAGTAAATTTCAGGGATCGTGTGTGTGCTGTCAAACTGAAACttcatttttcatttataaatgctATTTTTCAAATTATCAATGAAAAGCGTTGTCCACGCCTTATTATTATATCTATATaaatttatgattatttattaacaattctatttttaacatttgttacTTCGAAACGGTGTTATTTGGCTTCGTTCAATATAAAGTATATTCTCAATTGTtgaatatataacatttaaaaaggcGTCATTTTGCCAATCTGTACACGAGAACACaagtaaatttaaattgtaacatTTCAAGCACATTAGTTATGATAAAGATCTTAATACATTTGGTGTACACATTTAACGATAAACAAGCCATTTGAGGGTGCCAAGCACTCTGTCTATTCGTCCGTTCGtttgtttaaagttaaaaaagaACACAATATTACCTTAAAAGTTTGAAAAGATACATATAAGAAATGTTGACACACTTATGCATTTCCTGGCTGTaacttaaaatataacttaagccAATACTGCCATAATTGAAAAAGCATATAATAAATGAAGAGGAATTCAAGAAAGCTGTACAACAAATACTCACCAGTGATATCAAACAAGTTTTTGTTATATAACGATACAAGTGAACAGATAACGTGTAGATACTGATGTTTATAGATGACGACTGCTTGCAATCATGTCAATGTCACGTTATCGGAATTGGTCGTTTGATTATAATAATCGGACCATAGTCCATGATGGCGTTGTGATATTGTATCCATCTAGAGTTCACGAGGCTCCGGGTTGTATTGAGTGTCCGGCATCTAAAAAAACTCCAAGCACTAGTTCAACTCAGGAAACTACGGTGgtactaaggtgacatcaccgctccaaaaaaaagtCGGGAACACACAAGTTCTGTTTTTCCGTTACCAAAAAATaattaactcggggaaacacaaaataagtctgttttcaatAGTTATATTTTTTGGACTCGATAAAACAGATGTTCTGTTTTCCCGAGTTAGTTTTTTTTTGGGaaacgggaaaacagaacttgtgttttcccgacttctTTTTTTGGACTCGGGGTAACACAATCGGATCGGGATCTGAAATTTTGactatttaattatttgtattgaacCATcagtctgttttttttttaaatatttaaattgattaaagaATACCTCAGCCCTCATTCTCATCCTCAAACTCATTCAGCCCAGGTGACGCCTTGATTTGTCATTTGCAATTAAAGTCTACCCCTGATCAGACAGCTCCTCAGGAGCTGTCTAATCCGGTTAGACTTAATGTTCCTATGTGTATCCCAATAATATGGATGTTCCTTCCTGTCGATACAAAAAAGTGTGCAAATCGCATTATAAATTATGAactaatatataataaatatttataaggtATCAAACTTTTCTATGCATATCCAGCTTTGTGATTTTCTTATTTGGAAtgtcaatacaagaattttgggCGGGTGGGGGCAAAAGAAGGGTCTGTCGATTAAATAGAATCACAATCCTTTTTTGccttatatttacatattttttgtcaTTTCAGTCTACCACTTCTGCTGATCCCTTAGCTCAAAGCCACGCTTCGGCAATTTTGTCAAGTGTTAGTACGTGGTTTGTTTTAATAGAGtagaaaatattcaatatttcaaaGTTTAAATCATAACACTCAAGGACAATAATGCGAGATGTTTACTCCCTATCAGACTACCACATCTGCTGAAGAGAACAATGTCACGGCCGATAGCCTAACCGCTTCCGCCTCATCAATCGTAAGTACTCTTAACACTTCAATATCAGTTGCAAAAACACACCAATGCACATACAATAATAAGGAACTTACTGCAGACTGTTTTCACAAATTACAAGGGCTGATTTAGGAAGAGTTTGGGCcgcgtccgtccgtgtgtccgtccgtcacttttcgtgtccgctctgaAACTgtaacagttttcattaaatcttcaTCAAACTTCCTGTAAATGTTTTAAGGTATAACATCTGGGTCTAGTTTAATAACCAGTGAAATGACATCAGTCACttcagagttttggccctttgattAGTCAAATAAgcctgtttttgttttgtttttatttaatctttcaaaaaaaatattattttgcgtTTTCCagagttaattttttttggagacgggaaaacagaacttgtgttttcacGACTTCCTTTTCTTTGGaccggtgatgtcaccttagtgccaccgtaggaAACGGAAAATATTGAATGCCAATAAGTCTTAGGCGAAAGAAAAAAGGTCAAAACTGCATAAAAACGTGcaatctgttgttgttgttgttttttcaatgacAACATCTGGATGCGTAAGACAACACAACGTTTCGGAAAACCCCCCAGAAAAAAACGCGGAAGAAAAAACACGGCCTTTTTGAGTGGGAAAgaaatagtgttttttgttaTGCCTACGtgcatattaatgtattttattatttgctTTGATACAGGCTAAGAAAGGTGAAACACTGATTGTCGCCGCAATAGACTTTGGTACTACGTATTCTGGTTGGGCATTTTCATCTAAAACTGATTTTGAGATCGAACCGGTGAAAGTATCAGCGAAGACATGGATTGGAGGGCAGCTTTCATCGTTAAAAGGTGAACATATAAGTTTTTAAGAAACCTTAAATAAAATTAAGCCAATATCATTTATGAAAAGTTTTTGTGTTAACACCGCATTTTACTACCGTTTTCTTTTTGGTGATCCGCCATTCCATCGATTGTGTCCGTCACATTGTGTTATCGAAGCCCTTTGTAACAACTTCTGGCAGATGAGGAGACTGCATGGGCACCGCTATTAAGTGGATATTCGCAAAAATGGACGATATGCTGTGCAGATTTGCATTGGAGATCCATGAATCTGAAGattgttgaaataaatgtttactgCACACTAAATCACAACATCAAcgtaaacatttaacaaaaacatcAGTAATTTTGAACCCAACGTTTTTTTTGTCTGGGCTTTTGTTTCCTTGAATATACGATGGACGGGCCGCCATACTCTTTTGATATAATGTAACTTTGACTAAGACGTTCAAAAAGTGTTGCTATGAACCGGTGATATATTGTCTCCACCCAATTACTCTGTGGCGGTAACGTATCAAACTATCTGAGAATGTCTGACGGATCTGATGACACAATTCGCAAAAAAGCCGATCTTCTTTTCAAAATAATAGTGCGAAATATCAACTTAATGTGACGTCTTTTACAAAAACctgttatatgtgtttatgttaacTCCTTTcgcgaaattatttttttcaatcaaaattgTAACTTATATTATTATTCATATCTAACTCATTTGTTTACCAATGGATATTTGCAAAtccaaataatatttattacagtAAAGAAATATAAACCATATCCTGACGTCTTTTGACATCGCTTAGCAAAGGTTCATTTGATTAGAACTTTCCTGTGTGTTAACTACTTGCCACACTCAGGTGTACAAAGAGCATTGATGTTCATTTGCAATGTTTATGGAGTCAAGGAATTTTGTACAATATTATGGCTGTCATATTCAAAGACCATTGTTTTCGTGTTCTCAAGCTCCGACGTGCATATTAATAAAGCCAGATGGAAAGACATTTGAAGCGTTTGGATTCCAAGCGGAAAGTCGATATGCCGAATTGTGCGAGAACAACTTTCGAAGGTTCAAAATGTCACTGTGGAATAAGGTAAACATTTGTAAATGATGTAACACAAGGCAAACAATGAACATATATATGTGCCAAAATAGACTGTCTCTTCTTTCCACGGGCATTATAAAAACGTATGTTACGTAAGATAAATTACTCGGCATTAGATAACAGGCTAATCGGTCATAACGCAGTGACACGTTCCCCCAAAATAAGGGCAAAATTACGTACAAGCACTTATGGGTGAATTACTTTGGAACAGTTAGCAGgtatatttctaattaattacacgttttcattttatattcagtcCATTCGCAAGGACACTGAGCTGGAAGATGTTTCGGGTCGAAAGCTTCCAGCATTGACTGTGTTTTCACTGTCAATCAAGCAAGTCATTATTATATTTGCGTTTAATCAAATGTACTGTATTAAAGAAGCAGTTCATATGGTTAAAAACGAATGAACGATTGAATAGTTTTCTTTGTAAATGtttgtatacacaaatattgaTTCTTAAATGCGAAAAAATGTAATAACAGATTCATGAAAGACGGTTTGACGGAGATGTCTAATAATCAAGTGGCTGGTTTAAAGCCAGACGATGTGCATTGGGTGCTTACCGTGCCGGCTTTATGGAACGATTCGGCAAAACATTTTATGAGGTTGGCAGCTTTGCAGGTCAGTTTATCTTTTGTAtgtggaaaaaaaatgtttttggcgTCGATGTCTTAGGCAATGGTTTACCTATATGTTTTTGCGACAAAGGGCCCTCTAACGTAGGCGTGTTAACTGGGCGGTCGCCGAAATAAGAAGAGGTCCGCAGGGATCTGAACTGTGTCTTGCATTATATTGTTTTAAGTGTTAATAtgcataataaaatatcaaaaccaTAAACACAAAGAACGTGTATATTGAAGAAATTGTGTGTCGCCTAAGTCGTTTGTTACCAATCCTTTAGGTAGTTTATTTTACATGCGCGTTACGATTTTCGTTCAATAACAAGTTATACAAGTATCATATATAATATCTGCACttggttatttatttatatttattgatttataatcGCAAACATGTCCATAGTAATTAATACGTTGATTAATATGTAAGCCTATTGGCCTTTAATTAAAGCACAATTAAAACGAGTACCGGTATAAACGATTGTTTCGTCATTCtcgtattttctttattttaaaccattatataaatataaaaacgagacatttcaaattaaatatataaactgtCTTATAATTCTAGTATGTTTACTTCGGGAAATTCATGAAGATATAGACACGTACTTATGAGTCGTTTGAACAAATCTACACCATAAATAAGAATTGCTTAACGTGTACAGGTTTTAATACATATGAATTGTCAACTGGACAACCGAAGAAAAATTGTATTGTATAAATTGTACGCCGCTTATTTCGTTGATGTTCATTTACCGCTTCTTATGAACGTTAATTCAAGTTTTTGTTTCGTAAATCTTCACTGTTTTGAAATGTCTTTAGTAAGATCGCATACACTCGTTTTCAAATACAGTTCATAAACAATACTTAACATTCCTCGTTGACATTCATCTGTTTGTTTTTCGATTGCGAAAATAAAACAGTTGACACTAAAACCGTGTATACTCGCTTTTATGGTATCATTAATCAAACGTTgtttacttaaagtgatattatgggcatattgcacagttgaattgagctgaaaacaattaacaggtcaaaagagttcgttaaaatgtgattactgaacaattatctgcaactcatcttgctaccagttgtttataaaaatatattttatattcgatattcttacgtgacccacccattcctctaagccgaaatgatccgtaaacagaattgtgtctttgtttcgaaccaatctgcacttaaactaaatttaggttcacatcgtacatgcatgatcagttgtcaaacgaaagtacggttgatattcgaatgcattatttttctctttccgggatattgttttagtatattgatgctgcattaacaaatataagtgtatatgaagtgaaaacacccaaaataaacaacagttgcgatagacacctataaattgttagatgcccataatatcactttaaataaaatgcaaaacacGAAGTTCATGCCGACACGATTACTAAACTGAGTATAGGTGTCGCTTGCACAAAAATGCCCCATTGAGTATTTGTGGGACTGAAACGTACCCAATACCAAATAGTGTACATGCCTTTTGAACATGGATGAGTATTCGACTTTACATTCGAAACttattaaattttgtataaaactTAATTTTCGTCGAGCTTTTTGTACCCCTTTTCAGAATTTAATTATAGTTGCTTTTTAACAACGTTTGTAATTGTCTTATATCGAGggttgattttaaaaatacaatgacaCATTTACGCAAGAAAGTCATTCAATCAGTATTGGCTGAAATGCCAGCcgaatttgaaataaaatattagatTTCATTGACACTTGCAGTGAATGCAACCAACaagttaaaataaagtttactcTGGCATGTTATCTTTACATTTGTAGAAATAACTCAAACAGTTATAAAgtacaaatgtgtgtttttttttattttcaaagacgATGCAAATTTAAATTGTGCACGACTTATTGCTCTGAGACCAGTGATGATTGGAACGTTTGATAACGTTGACCAATTCTTGTGCTTAATTACCAGTGACTTATACTGTTACTTCAAGCATAAGGGAGTTTAACCAGGGAAACTGCTTTGTTTATTCGAGTCTTCATTTCACAATTGCATTGACAATTGTCATTTTCAGGCCGGAATATCAGCTGACAAATTGACTCTTGCACTCGAGCCAGAAGCGGCATCTCTTAACTGCAGACACATAACAGTGCAAAAAGTTGGGGACACAAACATATCCAAATTTCAACCTGGGAAGAAATATTTAGTTCTAGACGCCGGAGGTAAATATTATCATAGACGTAGATCAACGTCTTCTATATCATCTGTAAAATGTGGACATATCTATGTGTGAATCTAGAAACTcactgtattttaaaatatttctagtATTAATGAATTCATATATTATCGCCGATAAAGCATAGTTTTCAACCAGATCATACAAGTTCTTTACTTTCAAAATTGATACATGTTGCTTATATACATTTAACACACTGACAG contains the following coding sequences:
- the LOC127879820 gene encoding heat shock 70 kDa protein 12A-like, translated to MKDGLTEMSNNQVAGLKPDDVHWVLTVPALWNDSAKHFMRLAALQAGISADKLTLALEPEAASLNCRHITVQKVGDTNISKFQPGKKYLVLDAGGGTIDITVHEVCEGGAL